A portion of the Nitrospira sp. genome contains these proteins:
- a CDS encoding phosphomannomutase/phosphoglucomutase — translation MALFREYDLRGIVGEELTEAIAEQVGRAYATMAREQGASRISLGRDGRLSSPGLREALLRGLLAGGLDVVDLGLCASPLLYFSLFTLPVDGGIMITGSHNAAEYNGFKICIGKEAIHGEEIQRLRRVMEAGQFTTGSGRLSSHPIIPDYLEHLKTNFSGVRADHLHVVIDCGNGAASLVAKQALEQMGCRVTGLYDELDGRFPNHHPDPTVVENLQDLITTVQKQKADVGIGYDGDADRIGAIDERGEILWGDRLMIVYARDILTQRPGTTFISEVKASQCLYDDIAAKGGRPIMWKTGHSLMKAKLKAESAVLAGEMSGHMFFADRYFGFDDAIYASCRLVEILAKTKQSLSTLVADLPQTTVTPEIRVDCPDTLKFLLVDQVRTQLAAYLKDGKPVGASNLRMRELVTIDGVRAIFEDGWGLIRASNTQPALVLRFEAPSPARLDVIRATIETELAQARRVLSA, via the coding sequence ATGGCGCTGTTTCGCGAATATGATTTAAGGGGCATTGTCGGAGAAGAACTCACGGAAGCGATCGCCGAGCAGGTGGGGCGCGCCTACGCCACCATGGCGCGGGAACAGGGGGCCTCGCGTATCAGCCTCGGCCGGGACGGGCGACTGAGTTCGCCCGGATTGCGAGAGGCCTTGCTCCGCGGCCTGCTGGCGGGCGGGCTCGATGTGGTCGACTTGGGACTCTGCGCGTCGCCGCTCCTGTACTTCTCCTTATTTACCCTGCCGGTCGACGGCGGCATCATGATCACAGGCAGCCACAATGCCGCAGAATACAACGGCTTTAAGATCTGCATCGGGAAAGAAGCGATTCACGGGGAAGAGATTCAGCGGTTGCGGCGGGTCATGGAGGCCGGTCAATTTACCACCGGTTCCGGACGACTCTCCTCTCATCCCATCATCCCGGACTACTTGGAGCATCTCAAAACGAATTTTTCCGGCGTGCGGGCGGACCATCTCCATGTCGTGATCGATTGCGGTAATGGCGCGGCTTCGTTGGTGGCCAAGCAGGCCCTTGAGCAGATGGGGTGTCGCGTGACCGGCCTCTATGACGAGTTGGACGGGCGATTCCCGAACCATCATCCCGATCCCACCGTGGTCGAGAATCTCCAAGACCTGATCACCACCGTGCAGAAACAGAAGGCGGATGTCGGCATCGGCTACGACGGGGATGCCGATCGAATCGGCGCGATCGACGAGCGGGGGGAGATCCTTTGGGGCGATCGCCTCATGATCGTCTACGCGCGGGACATCCTGACCCAGCGCCCGGGCACCACGTTCATCTCCGAGGTCAAGGCCTCGCAATGCCTGTACGACGACATTGCCGCCAAGGGCGGGCGTCCGATCATGTGGAAGACCGGTCACTCCCTAATGAAGGCCAAACTGAAAGCCGAATCGGCGGTCCTAGCCGGTGAAATGTCCGGCCATATGTTTTTTGCCGATCGCTATTTCGGGTTCGACGATGCCATCTATGCCTCCTGCCGGTTGGTTGAGATTCTCGCGAAAACCAAGCAATCGCTCTCCACTTTGGTCGCCGACCTGCCCCAGACGACTGTGACTCCGGAGATCCGGGTCGACTGCCCGGATACCCTGAAGTTTCTACTGGTCGATCAGGTGCGCACGCAATTGGCCGCCTATCTCAAGGACGGCAAACCCGTCGGCGCCTCGAATCTTCGCATGCGGGAGTTGGTGACGATAGACGGGGTTCGCGCCATTTTCGAGGACGGGTGGGGCTTGATTCGAGCCTCCAACACCCAACCCGCGCTGGTGCTCCGTTTTGAGGCCCCCTCGCCGGCCCGGCTGGATGTCATTCGCGCGACGATTGAAACCGAACTCGCGCAGGCACGACGTGTGCTATCGGCGTAG
- a CDS encoding DUF3108 domain-containing protein — MPLSSYSLRLNLFLAITVLAAIVASAPPLSSATTDRQASAPAVLPFASGERLSYDVTWLGMRAGIATMIVQEGQGEGGRQQLTFNMTARSSPTVTKFYPVDNRGVSIVDRESFLPRHMTFARREGKRFNDFDYTFRHGEGLVTAVKDGKTDELSIPPDAQDAMSCLYYVRKVLPFVPGASLAMTVHHDKKNYKMEVRVEALETVEGVWGKRQTARVVVIMPFQGIFLNEGNIRVWFTTDEHRVPVRMKAKVVVGSIVAELTEGYGATSQP; from the coding sequence GTGCCGCTCTCCTCCTATTCCCTCCGTCTCAATCTGTTCCTGGCCATCACGGTTCTGGCGGCAATCGTGGCGTCTGCCCCGCCGCTCTCTTCCGCCACAACGGATAGGCAGGCTTCCGCTCCTGCCGTGCTTCCATTTGCAAGCGGCGAGCGATTGTCTTACGACGTGACCTGGCTGGGCATGCGCGCGGGAATCGCGACCATGATCGTGCAAGAGGGGCAGGGCGAGGGAGGACGGCAGCAACTCACCTTCAACATGACGGCCCGATCGAGCCCGACCGTCACCAAGTTCTATCCCGTCGATAATCGAGGGGTTTCCATCGTCGATCGCGAATCCTTCCTGCCCAGACACATGACCTTTGCCCGCCGCGAGGGGAAGCGATTCAACGATTTCGACTATACCTTCCGGCACGGTGAAGGCCTGGTCACTGCCGTGAAAGACGGGAAAACGGACGAATTGTCGATTCCTCCCGATGCGCAGGACGCCATGTCGTGCTTGTACTATGTGCGCAAGGTGTTGCCGTTCGTCCCGGGGGCGTCGCTGGCGATGACGGTGCATCACGACAAAAAAAACTACAAGATGGAGGTGCGGGTCGAAGCCCTTGAAACGGTGGAGGGGGTGTGGGGAAAGCGGCAGACAGCCCGGGTGGTCGTCATCATGCCGTTCCAGGGCATTTTCCTGAACGAGGGCAATATTCGCGTCTGGTTCACAACCGATGAGCACCGAGTCCCCGTTAGAATGAAGGCTAAGGTTGTCGTGGGGTCGATTGTGGCTGAATTGACCGAGGGGTACGGAGCCACCTCACAGCCGTAA
- a CDS encoding mannose-1-phosphate guanylyltransferase/mannose-6-phosphate isomerase, which produces MTEHLYPVILAGGSGTRFWPLSRHLYPKQLLRIIGDETLIQQTMRRVLSCAKPEQVIISTNPGQADSIRVQLGEWKSALKDNYVVEPVGRNTAPAIALVAAELLLRDPHAMMLVLPADHVVTGEKAFKAAVELGVQLAEQGHLVTFGIKPTRPETGYGYIQPNRRKSLAKKGRLTGHPVARFVEKPNRTKAAQYLQNGHFYWNSGMFLWKAATILEEIQQHQPQLAKAIQRVHALMASGAEPGLIEAAYKKVPSVSIDNGVMEQSANAAMIPVGFGWSDVGNWSSLEEVAPRDKSGNVVSGRVIDMDSTNSVLYADRRVVATIGLSDMVVVDTPDATLICPKSRSQDVKQMVEILKQQGAPEHLEHLTVFRPWGSYTVLEEGPGYKVKRVTVNPGGRLSLQLHHKRSEHWVVIAGTARVTRGEELLDLRVGQSTAIPVETPHRLENLGTETLHIIEVQNGPYLGEDDIVRFQDDYGRLNRAR; this is translated from the coding sequence ATGACGGAACACCTCTATCCGGTTATTCTGGCCGGCGGTAGCGGAACGCGGTTTTGGCCGTTAAGCCGTCATCTCTATCCGAAGCAATTGTTGCGGATCATCGGCGACGAGACGCTCATTCAACAGACGATGCGGCGCGTCCTTTCCTGCGCGAAACCCGAACAGGTCATCATCTCCACGAATCCCGGCCAAGCCGATTCGATTCGCGTGCAATTGGGGGAGTGGAAGTCTGCGTTGAAAGACAACTACGTCGTCGAGCCGGTCGGTCGCAATACGGCTCCCGCCATTGCGCTGGTGGCTGCCGAGCTTCTGCTGCGCGATCCGCATGCGATGATGCTGGTCTTGCCTGCGGATCATGTGGTGACGGGGGAGAAGGCCTTCAAGGCGGCGGTCGAGCTGGGCGTGCAACTGGCCGAACAGGGACATCTGGTGACGTTCGGGATCAAGCCGACCAGGCCGGAAACGGGGTATGGGTATATTCAGCCCAATCGACGGAAGTCTCTGGCCAAGAAGGGGCGGCTGACGGGCCATCCGGTCGCACGATTTGTCGAGAAGCCGAACCGGACCAAGGCGGCGCAATATTTACAGAACGGTCACTTTTATTGGAATAGCGGGATGTTTCTGTGGAAGGCCGCCACTATTCTCGAAGAAATTCAGCAGCACCAGCCGCAACTGGCGAAGGCGATTCAGCGGGTCCATGCGCTCATGGCCTCGGGCGCCGAGCCGGGACTGATCGAAGCAGCCTATAAGAAGGTGCCCTCTGTGTCGATCGATAACGGGGTCATGGAACAGTCGGCCAATGCAGCGATGATTCCGGTGGGATTCGGATGGTCGGACGTGGGCAATTGGAGCAGCCTCGAAGAGGTGGCCCCACGCGACAAGTCCGGGAACGTCGTCAGCGGACGCGTCATCGATATGGACAGCACCAATTCCGTGCTGTATGCCGATCGACGGGTCGTCGCAACCATCGGGCTTTCCGATATGGTGGTCGTGGACACGCCGGATGCCACGTTGATCTGTCCGAAGTCGCGCTCACAAGATGTGAAGCAGATGGTTGAGATCCTTAAGCAGCAGGGAGCTCCTGAACACTTGGAGCACTTGACCGTGTTTCGTCCCTGGGGATCCTACACCGTCTTGGAGGAAGGGCCCGGATATAAGGTGAAGCGGGTGACGGTGAACCCCGGAGGGCGCCTGTCGCTGCAACTCCATCATAAACGGAGCGAGCATTGGGTTGTCATAGCCGGGACTGCGCGGGTCACGAGGGGCGAAGAGCTCCTGGATCTGCGGGTGGGGCAGAGCACGGCCATCCCGGTCGAGACGCCCCATCGCCTTGAAAATCTCGGCACCGAGACGCTGCACATTATCGAGGTTCAGAACGGGCCCTATCTGGGTGAAGATGACATCGTGCGGTTTCAAGATGACTATGGCCGCCTGAACCGGGCGCGATAG
- the fbp gene encoding class 1 fructose-bisphosphatase, with translation MAKFPITLSRFIIEQQAAHPEATGEFSVLLTQIGLVGKMIAHDLRRAGLNKILGTTGETNIQGEVVKKLDQIANDTFVRVFEHSGLVCVLASEEMEKPLKMVHEGAKYMLLVDPLDGSSNTDVNMPLGAIFSIRRSKTGQSVEDELLQKGTEQIAAGYVLYGASTMLVFTVGQGVHGFTLEPSIGEYLLSNENIRIPSKGKVYSVNEGNYHRWPSGTQKYLDWLKVQDKATGRPYSGRYSGCLVADVHRILLGGGIYLYPGENDKPEGKLRLMYEGNPLAMVVEQAGGKATTGTMRILDVEPKALHQRVPLIIGSAEDVSQAEASIQGRA, from the coding sequence ATGGCGAAATTCCCCATTACACTGAGCCGTTTTATTATCGAACAACAGGCTGCGCATCCCGAAGCAACCGGCGAATTTTCCGTTCTGCTGACCCAGATCGGCCTCGTGGGAAAAATGATTGCGCATGACTTGCGCAGAGCCGGATTGAATAAGATCCTTGGCACCACCGGGGAGACCAATATTCAAGGTGAGGTGGTCAAGAAGCTCGATCAGATTGCCAATGATACTTTCGTGCGTGTGTTCGAGCACAGCGGTCTCGTGTGTGTTTTGGCTTCTGAAGAGATGGAAAAACCCCTGAAAATGGTTCATGAAGGAGCCAAGTATATGCTCCTGGTCGATCCGCTGGACGGATCCTCCAATACCGACGTCAATATGCCGTTGGGGGCCATTTTCTCCATCCGCAGATCGAAAACGGGGCAGTCAGTCGAAGATGAGTTGCTTCAAAAAGGGACTGAGCAGATCGCCGCAGGGTATGTGTTGTACGGGGCGAGCACCATGCTCGTGTTCACGGTCGGTCAGGGCGTGCATGGCTTTACCCTTGAGCCGTCCATCGGTGAATATCTCCTGTCCAACGAGAACATTCGAATTCCCTCGAAGGGCAAGGTGTATTCGGTCAATGAGGGCAACTACCATCGTTGGCCTTCCGGCACACAGAAATATCTCGATTGGCTGAAAGTGCAGGACAAGGCGACCGGGCGTCCCTATAGCGGCCGATACAGCGGGTGCCTGGTCGCGGATGTTCATCGCATTCTCCTGGGTGGGGGTATCTATTTGTATCCCGGGGAGAACGACAAGCCGGAAGGAAAACTGCGATTGATGTATGAGGGCAATCCGCTTGCGATGGTCGTGGAGCAGGCCGGAGGAAAAGCGACCACGGGGACGATGCGCATTCTCGACGTCGAACCGAAGGCCCTCCATCAGAGAGTGCCATTGATCATCGGGAGCGCTGAGGATGTGAGCCAGGCGGAAGCCTCTATTCAAGGACGTGCGTAA